The following are encoded in a window of Puntigrus tetrazona isolate hp1 unplaced genomic scaffold, ASM1883169v1 S000000001, whole genome shotgun sequence genomic DNA:
- the LOC122331726 gene encoding uncharacterized protein LOC122331726: MASSNPRRRRNSLNIPPNISDSVRLFNELYDRHYPELQEIILALHSFVKIFEEYFKRSTEVSRRGGILAIAGGTIVIAGLVLAPLTMVASAAAAVGAGMALGGGIGSGLVNLFKMYQQDKLLKNIANGLKGFQNKIDPMADILNVISKKPEILKDLNTPDGDICYIMKCGEILRIIRIGDIGEVAGQMSKTVRLTAALTGVFAAIGLVLDILSVLEDTKALDDMDKLARNHQISEREMKSKAGTFIVKMRKVINQLQNIMDELKKTKDSIARGLDLM; this comes from the exons ATGGCATCGTCCAATCCTCGGCGACGGCGCAATAGCTTGAATATACCTCCCAATAT ATCTGATAGTGTTCGTCTCTTCAATGAACTCTACGACAGACATTACCCTGAACTCCAGGAGATCATACTGGCATTGCatagttttgttaaaatatttgaagaatATTTCAAAAGGTCTACCGAAGTCTCTAGAAGAGGAGGAATTTTGGCAATAGCCGGGGGGACCATCGTCATCGCAGGATTAGTTTTAGCTCCACTTACTATGGTGGCTTCTGCTGCCGCAGCGGTAGGAGCAGGCATGGCCTTAGGTGGTGGAATTGGCAGTGGTCTCGTAAACTTATTCAAAATGTACCAGCAagataaactattaaaaaacattgcaaATGGACTTAAAGGATTTCAGAACAAAATCGACCCTATGGCTGACATTCTTAATGTCATCtcaaaaaaacctgaaatacTGAAAGACCTTAATACGCCAGATGGTGATATCTGTTATATTATGAAATGTGGTGAAATATTACGCATCATTCGGATAGGTGACATCGGTGAAGTGGCTGGACAGATGTCTAAAACAGTGCGTTTGACTGCAGCCCTTACGGGAGTTTTTGCTGCGATTGGCCTCGTGCTTGACATTCTCTCGGTTCTTGAAGACACCAAGGCACTCGATGACATGGACAAACTAGCAAGAAATCACCAAATAAGTGAAAGGGAGATGAAGTCGAAAGCTGGGACATTCATCGTCAAAATGAGAAAAGTAATTAATCAGTTACAGAACATCATGGATGAacttaagaaaacaaaagacagCATCGCAAGAGGACTGGATCTAATGTGA